One window from the genome of Nicotiana sylvestris chromosome 9, ASM39365v2, whole genome shotgun sequence encodes:
- the LOC104222446 gene encoding LOB domain-containing protein 14-like: MTGSAGSPCGACKFLRRKCVKGCVFAPYFCYEQGATHFSAIHKVFGASNVSKLLAHIPMTDRGEAAVTIAYEAQARLQDPIYGCVSHIFALQQQVVNLQAQLASLKEQAAHQNLQNGSNYTNPNYEKFQDLQSWFHQSENSNTNMSQFDSSLTSNNIGSTPYYGSHENMTSTNYHMGSYENMMLPKENMSSFEEGSCSIDSYDMQTDHHNSQWTFQDDADDLQSVAFRYLQHS; the protein is encoded by the exons ATGACAGGCTCTGCAGGTTCCCCTTGTGGTGCTTGCAAGTTTTTGAGAAGAAAATGTGTTAAAGGTTGTGTTTTTGCCCCTTATTTTTGCTATGAACAAGGTGCTACTCATTTTTCAGCCATCCATAAGGTTTTTGGGGCAAGTAATGTATCAAAACTTCTTGCTCATATACCTATGACTGATCGTGGCGAAGCCGCTGTTACAATCGCTTATGAAGCTCAAGCTAGACTTCAAGATCCAATTTATGGATGTGTTTCCCATATTTTTGCCCTTCAACAGCAG GTTGTCAATTTACAAGCACAACTTGCTTCTCTAAAGGAACAAGCAGCTCATCAAAACTTGCAAAATGGTTCCAACTATACAAACCCTAATTATGAAAAATTTCAAGATCTTCAAAGTTGGTTTCATCAGTCTGAAAATTCCAACACCAATATGTCCCAATTTGATTCTAGCTTGACCAGTAACAATATTGGATCAACCCCATATTATGGAAGTCATGAAAACATGACATCAACTAATTACCATATGGGGAGTTATGAGAATATGATGCTTCCAAAGGAAAATATGTCAAGTTTTGAAGAGGGTTCTTGTTCTATAGATTCTTATGACATGCAAACAGATCATCACAACAGTCAATGGACATTTCAAGATGATGCAGATGACCTTCAGTCAGTGGCTTTCAGATATCTTCAACATTCTTGA